The genomic segment CTGTGCTTATGATGGCTTTAAAAACAGCACAAAAAAAATGAATTCAAATTGAGTAGTATTAATCTTTAAAAAAAGGAATAATTATGAAGAAAATACTCATGTTAGCATTTTTACTTAGCCCTATGGCAATGTTTGGTTCAGAAAATGAAGATCTGCCGGAAGTAATTACGATAAACCCTGTAAGGAGAATTCCAAGAAAAATTCTTCGTAAGGAAGGTTTAGTATCACCCTACGCACGCTATGCAGAGTTAGAAATATCTACACCGGAAAATACAACATATAAAATATATGCTAGTTCTAAAGACATAGAAACTTTGAGAGAAACACATGGAGCTGAAAACGTAAAAGTAATAGCTCTATATGACTAAGTATATTGACTAACAAAAAACCTCGCATTTGATTGCGAGGTTTTTTGTTATCCGAATAGCTAATACAAAAAATTATACACTATGACTCAATATCCATTTATAACCATCTTGACTCAACAGCAAAGCAGCAACTAAATAACTAAAACCCTTTGCCATATTCTGGTTACGGTTTTCTTTGGTATCAAAACATTTTTTGAAATTTTTAGCTGATTTATATCCAAGAAAACCAAGAAGTGCAATCCTACCAAATGAATTATTCAAAAGCAACACCGCAGCACCTGCACTAAATCCGGCTTGTTGTAATGCTTGAGAAAACTCACTTTTTGCCCATTTTTCAGCTTTTGATTCAGTTGAATTTTCATTTACATTCGACAACAAAGGTGTCTCTGCCATAGCATTCAATTCCTCAACGGCTAATTGCTCCAATGAATCTAACGCTGGTGCATTTACAACCGTAGATGCATTTGATTGCTCAACACTGCTTAAACTTGCAGTCGGTTGATTCTCCTGTGACACATCTGGAGATGGAGTATCCCCATTATCTGCATATACACACATAGATAACAACAAACTAAATAACAGATATTTTTTTACAACCACAATACATCATCCTTTTATTATAATGCGTTTAACAATCTAATTAATTGCAAAGGCATTATATAACAAAAACAAAAAAAAAAGAAACGTATTTTACAACGTTTCTTTTTTTAAATTTTATATATCAAGAATCAATTAAACTGATTCAAAACGTATAACCGTTTTTGGTTGACGATGACCCTTTTTAACGCGTACTTTTTTACGACGTTTGAACCTAAAGATGATCACTTTTGGGTCTTTTGTCTGTTTGATAATCGAAGCCTTGATTGTTTTTTCAAGGTGTGGACGACCGAATTCAAATGAATCAGTTCCATTTTTATAAAACAAAACTTCATTGAATTCAAGCATATCACCTGGTTCGCCATCGATTTTTTCGATAGCTAAGGTTTTACCTTCAACGGCTTGATACTGTTTGCCACCTGTGGCAAATATCGCGAATTTTTCTGGCATTTGAGCTTTCATGCACATTCCTAATTGAATAGACTACATTTATAACTTAATTTTTGGGATTTTTTTTAGGTATATAGATAGTTTAGCATATATATCCATTTGGTCCAGCTTATTTAGCATAAATTAAGCTTAATGGCTTCTCGTAACTAATCATAGTAAATATATTCAGTTTGCTAATTATTTATTTTTATATGATAGCAGTAACATTTACACATAGAGATACTAAAAAAACATGTAAAGCAAATAATTTAAAACTCCTGCCAAAGCTTACTGGCTTGGATATCATCTGCATCTTTGTATTTATTTTTTTCAGGAAATAAAGTTTTTGCCCCTTGCACGGTCATAAAAAATATTTGGCAAACAGCAACATCAGGATAAATCACCAATGGCTGCACACAACTCAATTCTAATGTCCAAAAACCACTTGAGCCTATATTGCCAAATCCGGCAGTTATATGCACATATAATCCCAATCGACCAATTGATGAACGCCCTTCCAGCATTGGTGCATATACATTTGTTGCAGTCCATTCTTTAGATCGCCCCAAATAGATTTTACCCGGTTGCATCTCAAAGCCAGCTTGGGGAATTTGAATGCGCTCAGTGTTATTATCTTTTTTCATATCCAATGTACGATCTTTATATACCAACAGTTCATTATGCAAATGTAAATCATAACTGTTTGACCCTAAGTGCGATGCATTAAATGGGTTAATTTCAATATCACCTCTATCTAATGCTTTTTTTATTTCATCTGCTGAAAGTATCATGTCTTTATCCTCTTCATTTTGAATTAAGTAATTATACTTTAGCAAATTTAGAATATTCAAGGTAAGATTTGATATGAGTAATTAATAATAAAGAATTTGTTGATACAATATCTATCATCCCTTCATCTGCCACAATAAATCAAATGCTTTTTTAGGAGACAGTTCATCAAAGTTAATATCTTGCATCGTTTTGGCAAATGAAGCTAATTGTTTATTCTGCTCTTGTAATTGATTATACGCATTTTTTAAAGAATCAAATTCAGTTTTTAATCGCACATAAGAATCTGTAATATCATTATCTGCATTGCCACCAATATGTTGCGCCAGTTGTTCTTCTTTTATTTTGAGCAGTTGCAACAGTTCTTGAGAACGATCGATCACCTCTTTTGGTAATTGCGCAAGTTTTGCAACCTGTACGCCAAAACTACCATCAGCAACACCACGTTTTATTTTATATAAAAAGGTAATCCCATTTACTGTTTTTTTGCTTGCTGCATGATAACTTACAATGCCGGGAAATATTGTCTCCAATTGAGTCAGTTCATGATAATGCGTTGCGAAAATGCAACGTGCTTGCACTTTTTTATAGATATATTCAATAACCGATTGTGCAATGGCAAGTCCATCGAATGTACTGGTGCCACGGCCAACTTCATCTAAAATAACCAAACTTCGATCAGTCGCTTGCGTGCAAATAGTTGCAGTCTCTTCCATTTCAACTAAAAAGGTACTTTTACCTTCAGTTAAATGATCACCTGAACCGATACGAGTAAATACACGATCCAATAAGCTCAAACTTGCACTATCAGCCGGAACAAATGAACCGATTTGCGCCATAATACAAATATGTGCAACTTGACGCAGGTAGGTTGATTTACCACCCATGTTCGGACCGGTAATAATCCATAACGATTGATTATCATCAAGTAATGTATCATTTGGAATAAAAGGATTTTGTGAAGTTGTTTGCACAACGGCATGTCGTCCGGCTTCAATAGCAATAGTACGATGGTCATTAAATGTCGGTTGTATAAAATCATAATCTGATGCTGCACATGAAAAACCGAATAGTGCATCTAAATGAGCCAATGCATGAGCTAACTTACGCAATGGATTAATTTTGCATTCTACTTCAGATTTTATCCGTTCGAAAATCTCTTTTTCAACAGTGCCAATGTTCCGCTTTGCCTCATTGATCTCAACCTGCAACCGTTGCAGCTCAACCGTAACATAGCGTTCTTTACCAACCAATGTTTGATGACGGACATAATGCTCCGGAACTGCATGCAAATTTGCTTTGGTCACTTCAATATAATAACCTTGTACACTGGTATATCTGATTTTAAGTGATGAAATACCGGTTTGGGCAATTTCACGTTGTTCAAGTTCCAACAGTTTATCATTGCTATGCTCAACTAATCCACGTAGATGATCTAAGTTTTGATCAAATTGTGGTTTAATCAACCAATCTTTATCACGATCGTCATGTATAGATGCTTGTAACAGTTGATGCAATGCAGCAAAATCAATAATGTACGACATGATTACTTGTAATAAAACATCGCTCTCATACGCTTGTAATAATTGGGTAATCTTAGGCAAAACTTCAAGCGCATTTTTCAATGCAAGAAAATCATGTAACTGTGCACGCCGTAATGCAATACGCCCAATTACCCGCTCAACATCACCAATCTCTTTTAGGTACGGCGCTAATTGTTCAACTAATGCTGTTTGTTTACAAAAAAGCGCAATTACTTTTTGTCGTTGTTCAATCTGCTCAAGCTTTGTCAATGGACGTGTAATCCATTTTTTTATCATGCGTGAACCCATTGGTGTAATTGCTTTGTCCAGCACACTAAACAACGTACCTTTCTTTGATCCATCATGATTATTTTTTATCAGTTCTAAATTGCGTTGTGTTGCCGCATCAAGCACCAAAAAATCATCCGCATCATAACATTGAACTGCATTAAATTGCGAAAGCGCTTGATTATTGTTTTTATGCAAATATGTATAAAATGAGTGCATGGCAGATTTGAGTGAATAACGCTCAGTTAACACCTTTTGTGTTTTTTTATGTAACTGCTTTTCAACCCAACCATCAAACTCTTTTTTGCCATCAATATCATCTCGATTATGCTCAAGTGAAGTGAAATAACCAAGTTTTTTGAAATATGATATAAATGATTTACCCGATGCAGTATGCGGTAAAATAATTTCATCCGGCATAAAACGCGCAATTTCCGCTTCTAATTTTTTACTATCATCTGCAGGAATCACGGTTCCGAACAGTTGCGCCGTTAAAATTTCACCAAATAACAAACCCCATGAATCTTGCATGGGAAAGAATGAACATAAATATGAAGCTGATTTTGCATCTAACAGCTGCGTGTCAGTTAAAGTCCCAGGTGTTAATACTTGCGTTACTCCACGCTCAACCACCTTGCCGGGAGTTGCTTCTTCCAATTGATCACAAATAGCAACTTTAAAACCGCCACGCACCAATTTAATAAGATAATGTTGCAATGCATGCAACGGAACACCACATAATGGAATCGGCTCACCATTCAGATTACCACGTTTAGTTAACGCAATACCCAAATATGCTGCAGCTTTTTTTGCATCATCAAAGAATAGCTCATAAAAATCACCCACTTGAAAAAGGAGTAACATATCAGGATAATTTTCACGAATATCGAAATATTGCTCCATCAAAGGAGTTAATTTTTTTGGTTTTGCCATAGAGATATATTCGAGTACATAATGTTTATAATGCGCAATCAACTAACTAAAAGTATACGTATAAATCAAAAAAGTGCCATTATTTATCATCCTGAACATCCCATATATATATATACTCTTTACAAGAGGCATAAGTTATGCAATAACATTAACAATATAAAAAGGAGATTAATATGAACATGCTTTCTTTTTGCTTGTTGCTTATCTTTTATACAATCTCACTCTATGGTGCTGATCAACCTCCCAAATTTACTGTTGAATGTAATCATCCAACTCAACATATCAAAAAATTAACTCCCGGACTTGTTCATATATGGAAAAAAACGTGCGCTGCAATCTGCAGTGACCAATGGGATGAATTCAATACTCTCTTATCACCTTTAGTGATCAACAAAGTACACACTACTACCGATAATTCAAAAAATATTAATACCTATCAAACCTTAATTGAATATGCATTGGCCC from the Candidatus Dependentiae bacterium genome contains:
- a CDS encoding dCTP deaminase, which gives rise to MILSADEIKKALDRGDIEINPFNASHLGSNSYDLHLHNELLVYKDRTLDMKKDNNTERIQIPQAGFEMQPGKIYLGRSKEWTATNVYAPMLEGRSSIGRLGLYVHITAGFGNIGSSGFWTLELSCVQPLVIYPDVAVCQIFFMTVQGAKTLFPEKNKYKDADDIQASKLWQEF
- the rplU gene encoding 50S ribosomal protein L21; this translates as MKAQMPEKFAIFATGGKQYQAVEGKTLAIEKIDGEPGDMLEFNEVLFYKNGTDSFEFGRPHLEKTIKASIIKQTKDPKVIIFRFKRRKKVRVKKGHRQPKTVIRFESV
- the mutS gene encoding DNA mismatch repair protein MutS, which gives rise to MAKPKKLTPLMEQYFDIRENYPDMLLLFQVGDFYELFFDDAKKAAAYLGIALTKRGNLNGEPIPLCGVPLHALQHYLIKLVRGGFKVAICDQLEEATPGKVVERGVTQVLTPGTLTDTQLLDAKSASYLCSFFPMQDSWGLLFGEILTAQLFGTVIPADDSKKLEAEIARFMPDEIILPHTASGKSFISYFKKLGYFTSLEHNRDDIDGKKEFDGWVEKQLHKKTQKVLTERYSLKSAMHSFYTYLHKNNNQALSQFNAVQCYDADDFLVLDAATQRNLELIKNNHDGSKKGTLFSVLDKAITPMGSRMIKKWITRPLTKLEQIEQRQKVIALFCKQTALVEQLAPYLKEIGDVERVIGRIALRRAQLHDFLALKNALEVLPKITQLLQAYESDVLLQVIMSYIIDFAALHQLLQASIHDDRDKDWLIKPQFDQNLDHLRGLVEHSNDKLLELEQREIAQTGISSLKIRYTSVQGYYIEVTKANLHAVPEHYVRHQTLVGKERYVTVELQRLQVEINEAKRNIGTVEKEIFERIKSEVECKINPLRKLAHALAHLDALFGFSCAASDYDFIQPTFNDHRTIAIEAGRHAVVQTTSQNPFIPNDTLLDDNQSLWIITGPNMGGKSTYLRQVAHICIMAQIGSFVPADSASLSLLDRVFTRIGSGDHLTEGKSTFLVEMEETATICTQATDRSLVILDEVGRGTSTFDGLAIAQSVIEYIYKKVQARCIFATHYHELTQLETIFPGIVSYHAASKKTVNGITFLYKIKRGVADGSFGVQVAKLAQLPKEVIDRSQELLQLLKIKEEQLAQHIGGNADNDITDSYVRLKTEFDSLKNAYNQLQEQNKQLASFAKTMQDINFDELSPKKAFDLLWQMKG